The genomic DNA GTACATCTGTGCGGCGGTAGTTACGTGCTTTACTTTTACGCTCAACTGATGCGGTTTGTGAGAGGTTGGCCCTGCCACAACGGTTACGTTTGCGCCTTGTCGGGCAAGTGCATCGGCGATAGCAAACCCCATTTTTCCGCTCGAATGATTTCCGATAAAACGCACTGGGTCAATGGGTTCGTGCGTTGGACCTGCGGTTACCAGCACATTTTTTCCTGCCAAAGGCTTGCCTTCTTTTTTGGCAAAATAGGCTTCCATGTAGGCGATGATGTTTTCAGGCTCGGCCATACGTCCTTGCCCAGAAAGTCCGCTGGCAAGCTCTCCAAATTCGGCTTCTATGATGTAATTCCCAAAACTGCGCAAGGTTTCCAAATTGCGGCGCGTGGCGGGGTGCACGTACATATCCAAATCCATAGCAGGCGCGAAAAATACAGGACAACGCGCCGATAAGTAGGTAGCTGCCAGTAAGTTATCACAAAGGCCATTCGCAGATTTGGCCAGCGTATTGGCCGAAGCAGGAGCCATAATCATGGCATCTGCCCAAAGCCCAAGTTCTACGTGATTGTTCCAAACGCCCGTAGAATCGCGAACGTATTGCTGTAAAACTGGTCTTTTGGAAAGTGTGGCTAAGGTGAGTGGCGTTACAAATTCGGCCGCCGCTTGCGTGAGGATAATTTGTACATCTGCTCCCGCCTTGATGAGTAGGCGAGTCAAAAACGCAGATTTATACGCCGCAATGCTACCGCTAATGCCCAAAATGATTTTTTTCCCTTGAAGCATTGGTTTTGAATAGTTAAAAATGAATACTAAATCGTGTTGCTTTTGTGCTTTGGATAGGTTAAGCAAAGCCGCCAAAAGGCGTGTTTGGTTTGAACAATTAACCTTTTGGCGGCTGTTTTAGTTTTATTTAAACATATTTTTGAGTTTGGCCAACTTGCTTGCCATGTCCTCATTGTCAGCAGGTTGGCTGCTGCTTTGTTTCTCTTTTTTGCCTTGTGGGGCGGTATTTTCGGTTTTCATAGAAAGGGCAATGCGTTTGCGTGCCTCATCTACTTCTATCACGGTTACGTTTACTTTTTGGTGTACTTTTACCACTTCGTTGGGGTTGCTCACGTAGCGATTAGAAAGGTTGCTGATGTGTACCAAACCGTCTTGGTGTACGCCGATGTCCACGAACACGCCAAAGTTGGTGATATTCGTAACAATGCCTGGCAACTGCATTCCGATACGCAAATCCGACACTTTTTCTACGCCTTCCGTAAAGCTAAACGCTTCGAATTGCTCGCGCGGGTCGCGTCCTGGTTTGGCCAACTCGTTTACGATGTCGTTGAGGGTTGGCAAGCCAACTTTTTCCGAAACATATTTTTTAAGGTCAATTTGCTTGCGCAGTTGCGCATCTCGCATCAAATCAGCGACTTTGCAGCCCAAATCCGAAGCCATTTTTTCTACAATCACATAACTTTCGGGGTGAACGGCACTGGCATCAAGTGGGTTTTCTGCTTCGCGAATACGCAAGAAACCTGCGGCTTGTTCGAAGGCTTTTTCTCCCAAACGCGGCACTTTTTTGAGTTGTGCGCGGCTGCGGAATGGCCCGTTTTGGTTACGGAACTCCACGATATTTTGCGCTAATTGAGGGCCTAAACCTGAAATATACGTCAAAATTTGCTTGCTGGCCGTGTTTACTTCCACGCCAACGGCATTCACGCAACTCATTACTACATCGTCCAAACTGTTTTTGAGGGCGGTTTGGTCAACGTCGTGTTGGTATTGGCCTACGCCAATGGATTTCGGGTCAATTTTCACCAACTCCGCCAACGGGTCTAACAAACGGCGACCAATCGAAACAGAGCCGCGAACCGTTACGTCGTAGTCAGGGAACTCCTCACGCGCCACGTCCGAAGCTGAGTAAATCGAAGCTCCGCTTTCATTTACCACAACTATCTGAATATTAGGGAGTTTTAAGCCTCTTGCAAAACTTTCTGTCTCGCGGCTGGCCGTTCCGTTGCCGATGGCGATGGCTTCTATCTCGAATTTTTCACACAAATAACGAACCGTTGTTTCTGCGCGTTCGGTTTGGCGACTTTCGAGCAAATAAATCACGTCGTTGTGCAGGAGTTTGCCTTGTCTGTCCAAACAAACCACTTTGCAACCTGTGCGGTAGCCTGGGTCGATGGCCAACACGTTTTTTTGTCCCAATGGCGCAGCAAGCAGCAATTGGCGTAAATTTTCAGCAAAAACCTTAATTGCTTCCTCGTCGGCGCGTTTTTTAGAGGCCAAACGTATTTCCGTCTCCATCGAAGGGCGAAGCAAACGTTTGTAA from Flexibacter flexilis DSM 6793 includes the following:
- the coaBC gene encoding bifunctional phosphopantothenoylcysteine decarboxylase/phosphopantothenate--cysteine ligase CoaBC, with the protein product MLQGKKIILGISGSIAAYKSAFLTRLLIKAGADVQIILTQAAAEFVTPLTLATLSKRPVLQQYVRDSTGVWNNHVELGLWADAMIMAPASANTLAKSANGLCDNLLAATYLSARCPVFFAPAMDLDMYVHPATRRNLETLRSFGNYIIEAEFGELASGLSGQGRMAEPENIIAYMEAYFAKKEGKPLAGKNVLVTAGPTHEPIDPVRFIGNHSSGKMGFAIADALARQGANVTVVAGPTSHKPHQLSVKVKHVTTAAQMYEAAKESFGSSDIAIFAAAVADYTPSEVANQKIKKSENDMFVNLKKTTDIASELGKLKTANQITIGFALETENEQTNAQSKLERKNLDFVVLNSLNDEGAGFQHDTNKITVLHRSGEVQAFPLKSKETVAEDIVQLLLQRLGL
- a CDS encoding Tex family protein gives rise to the protein MENKHSWIIANELQITERQVNETLALLDGGATVPFIARYRKEVTGSLDEVAIAAIRDRAEQLRELDKRRESILKSISEQGKLTDELEAKINAAETLSVLEDIYLPYKPKRRTRATIAREKGLEPLAIRILEQGNFDLESEAAAYISDEKQVKDIEEALAGARDIIAETINESPEARTEMRELFAEKGVFQCKVVAGKEEEGQKYKDYFEWNEPVKNAPSHRILAMRRGENEMILMLDTNPPEEDAISLLEQRFVKGHNAAAQQVQMAVKDGYKRLLRPSMETEIRLASKKRADEEAIKVFAENLRQLLLAAPLGQKNVLAIDPGYRTGCKVVCLDRQGKLLHNDVIYLLESRQTERAETTVRYLCEKFEIEAIAIGNGTASRETESFARGLKLPNIQIVVVNESGASIYSASDVAREEFPDYDVTVRGSVSIGRRLLDPLAELVKIDPKSIGVGQYQHDVDQTALKNSLDDVVMSCVNAVGVEVNTASKQILTYISGLGPQLAQNIVEFRNQNGPFRSRAQLKKVPRLGEKAFEQAAGFLRIREAENPLDASAVHPESYVIVEKMASDLGCKVADLMRDAQLRKQIDLKKYVSEKVGLPTLNDIVNELAKPGRDPREQFEAFSFTEGVEKVSDLRIGMQLPGIVTNITNFGVFVDIGVHQDGLVHISNLSNRYVSNPNEVVKVHQKVNVTVIEVDEARKRIALSMKTENTAPQGKKEKQSSSQPADNEDMASKLAKLKNMFK